In a single window of the Nocardiopsis composta genome:
- a CDS encoding YjbQ family protein, translating to MRTKELDLRTGDREGVFDITEECRAFTAEAGGDGLLNVFVPHATAGVAVMELGAGSDDDLLAALADLLPADDRWRHRHGSPGHGRSHVMPAMIAPYATLPVLGGRPALGTWQSVAVVDLNVDNPRRTVRLSFLTDGADRAGW from the coding sequence ATGCGGACAAAAGAACTGGACCTCCGCACGGGGGACCGCGAGGGCGTCTTCGACATCACCGAAGAGTGCCGCGCGTTCACCGCGGAGGCGGGCGGGGACGGGCTGCTGAACGTCTTCGTGCCGCACGCGACGGCGGGCGTCGCCGTCATGGAGCTGGGCGCCGGCTCCGACGACGACCTGCTGGCCGCGCTCGCCGACCTGCTCCCGGCCGACGACCGGTGGCGGCACCGGCACGGATCGCCCGGCCACGGGCGTTCGCACGTCATGCCTGCGATGATCGCCCCCTACGCCACGCTGCCCGTGCTGGGCGGCCGCCCGGCGCTGGGAACCTGGCAGTCGGTCGCGGTGGTCGACCTCAACGTGGACAATCCCCGGCGCACGGTGCGGCTGTCCTTCTTGACGGACGGTGCGGACAGAGCAGGATGGTAG
- a CDS encoding DUF7800 domain-containing protein, translating into MRVATGLRLGPILRKTTETTATVWVETDAPGTVQVRAGAAAASAETFTVHGHHYALCEVGGLAPDSAEPYTVEVDGERVWPPASSPHPPSLLRTLPASGAPVRLAFGSCRTPTDHSPGAVARYGPDALRAYALRLSGRRAAAGGPAGEDEPTALLLIGDQVYADELQPRMAAHLAEARRRAPKERAAAAPPDGEVVFYDEYAELYRQTWTDPDVRWLLSTVPSLMLFDDHDVRDDWNTSGSWRRDMDASPWWRQRIVSGLGSYWVYQHLGNLTAAQRAEDPLFAEVRRAAAAGRDAGAEVDAAALRAHTEPQSTLWSHEHAVGGSRVLMVDARASRDVADDADRSILGGPGGAWLDERLRGGTGHLIVATTLPFLLPRAVHHLEGWNEALCAGAWGGRLRGFAERLRRALDLEHWAAFRRSFDAVAGALVQVAAGERGTPPATALLLSGDVHFSYLARARPSRAAGGAAAAGRTVIAQLTSSPLCNRLPGKLRRAAWLSTRRTPAAAGTVMARSVGVARSPLTWGLDEGPWFGNAVATLLLDGGRAEVHWSFAAQDRDSGSPLLEDGPVHVLTPPAPR; encoded by the coding sequence GTGCGCGTGGCAACCGGCCTTCGGCTCGGCCCGATCCTGCGGAAGACGACCGAGACCACCGCGACGGTCTGGGTGGAGACCGACGCCCCCGGCACGGTGCAGGTCCGGGCGGGCGCCGCCGCGGCGAGCGCCGAGACGTTCACCGTGCACGGCCACCACTACGCGCTGTGCGAGGTCGGCGGACTGGCCCCGGACTCCGCCGAGCCCTACACCGTGGAGGTGGACGGCGAGCGCGTCTGGCCGCCCGCCTCCTCCCCGCACCCGCCGAGCCTGCTGCGCACCCTGCCCGCCTCCGGCGCCCCGGTCCGGCTGGCCTTCGGCTCCTGCCGCACCCCCACCGACCACTCCCCCGGCGCCGTCGCCCGGTACGGCCCCGACGCGCTGCGCGCCTACGCCCTGCGGCTGTCCGGGCGGCGCGCCGCCGCGGGCGGCCCCGCCGGCGAGGACGAGCCGACCGCGCTGCTGCTCATCGGCGACCAGGTCTACGCCGACGAGCTGCAGCCGCGGATGGCGGCGCACCTGGCCGAGGCGCGCCGCCGGGCCCCTAAGGAGCGCGCCGCGGCGGCCCCGCCCGACGGCGAGGTGGTCTTCTACGACGAGTACGCCGAGCTGTACCGGCAGACCTGGACCGACCCCGACGTGCGCTGGCTGCTGTCCACCGTGCCGTCGCTGATGCTCTTCGACGACCACGACGTCCGCGACGACTGGAACACCTCGGGCTCCTGGCGGCGCGACATGGACGCCTCCCCGTGGTGGCGGCAGCGCATCGTCTCCGGGCTCGGCTCCTACTGGGTCTACCAGCACCTGGGCAACCTCACCGCGGCGCAGCGCGCCGAGGACCCGCTCTTCGCCGAGGTGCGGCGGGCGGCGGCCGCCGGGCGCGACGCCGGCGCGGAGGTGGACGCCGCCGCGCTGCGCGCGCACACCGAGCCGCAGAGCACGCTGTGGAGCCACGAGCACGCGGTGGGCGGCAGCAGGGTGCTGATGGTCGACGCGCGCGCCTCGCGCGACGTCGCCGACGACGCGGACCGCTCGATCCTCGGCGGCCCCGGCGGCGCGTGGCTGGACGAGCGGCTGCGCGGCGGCACCGGCCACCTGATCGTCGCCACCACGCTGCCGTTCCTGCTCCCCCGCGCCGTGCACCACCTGGAGGGGTGGAACGAGGCGCTGTGCGCGGGCGCCTGGGGCGGCCGGCTGCGCGGCTTCGCCGAGCGGCTGCGCCGCGCGCTCGACCTGGAGCACTGGGCGGCGTTCCGCAGGTCCTTCGACGCGGTCGCCGGCGCACTGGTGCAGGTCGCCGCGGGTGAGCGGGGCACCCCGCCGGCCACGGCGCTGCTGCTCTCCGGGGACGTGCACTTCTCCTATCTGGCGCGGGCCCGGCCGAGCCGGGCCGCGGGCGGCGCCGCGGCGGCCGGGCGGACGGTGATCGCGCAGCTCACCTCGTCGCCGCTGTGCAACCGGCTGCCCGGGAAGCTCCGCCGGGCGGCCTGGCTGTCCACCCGGCGCACCCCGGCCGCGGCGGGCACGGTCATGGCCCGGTCGGTCGGCGTCGCGCGCTCCCCGCTCACCTGGGGGCTGGACGAGGGCCCGTGGTTCGGCAACGCCGTGGCGACGCTGCTCCTCGACGGCGGCCGCGCCGAGGTGCACTGGTCCTTCGCCGCCCAGGACCGCGACTCCGGCTCCCCGCTGCTGGAGGACGGCCCGGTGCACGTCCTCACGCCTCCGGCGCCTCGCTGA
- a CDS encoding putative hydro-lyase: MTDPDRKGGDAVTDPAALTPAEARALFRGGLVTPTAGYSAGYAQANLIALPREWAFDFLLFAQRNPKACPVLDVADAGEVSASVFAGDLRTDLPAYRVYEHGRQVAETADVRDVWRDDLVSFLIGCSFTFEAPLLAAGVPLRHQEAGSNVAMYATNRRCRPAGRLSGPLVVSMRPVPAAQVADAVRVTSRYPAVHGAPVHVGDPAALGIADLDRPDYGDPVEVRPGEIPVFWACGVTPQAAVAASAPAFAIGHAPGHMAITDARDADYQVP, encoded by the coding sequence ATGACCGATCCCGACCGGAAAGGCGGCGACGCCGTGACCGACCCCGCAGCACTCACCCCGGCCGAGGCCCGCGCGCTGTTCCGCGGCGGGCTGGTGACGCCCACCGCCGGCTACAGCGCCGGGTACGCCCAGGCCAACCTGATCGCGCTGCCGCGCGAATGGGCCTTCGACTTCCTGCTGTTCGCGCAGCGCAACCCCAAGGCCTGTCCGGTGCTGGACGTGGCCGACGCCGGAGAGGTCTCGGCGTCGGTCTTCGCCGGAGACCTCCGCACCGACCTGCCCGCCTACCGGGTCTACGAGCACGGCCGCCAGGTCGCCGAGACGGCCGACGTGCGCGACGTGTGGCGGGACGACCTGGTGTCCTTCCTGATCGGGTGCAGCTTCACCTTCGAGGCGCCGCTGCTGGCCGCCGGGGTGCCGCTCCGCCACCAGGAGGCCGGGAGCAACGTCGCGATGTACGCCACGAACCGGCGGTGCCGCCCGGCCGGCCGGCTCTCCGGCCCGCTGGTGGTCTCCATGCGCCCGGTCCCCGCCGCCCAGGTGGCCGACGCGGTACGGGTGACCTCCCGCTACCCGGCGGTGCACGGCGCCCCGGTGCACGTCGGCGACCCCGCCGCACTGGGCATCGCCGACCTGGACCGGCCCGACTACGGCGACCCGGTCGAGGTCCGCCCCGGCGAGATCCCGGTCTTCTGGGCCTGCGGCGTCACCCCGCAGGCCGCGGTGGCGGCCTCCGCCCCCGCGTTCGCCATCGGCCACGCCCCCGGCCATATGGCGATCACCGACGCCCGGGACGCCGACTACCAGGTCCCCTGA
- a CDS encoding 5-oxoprolinase subunit C family protein — translation MTAPLPEAGAAAAERRGGPALEVLASGPFATVQDGGRPGRAALGVGASGAADRASYGLANRLLANPDGAPAIEATLGGLALRARGDLWVAVTGAACNVTVGGRGGAMNTVLRLRDGELLRLGTPARGLRSYLAVRGGVAVRPVLGSCSTDVLAGLGPDPLGPGDLLPVGPPPEAAPVLDAAPAAPVGAGAPELRVVLGPRDAWFAPEAVRTLLTAEFEVTVRSDRVGMRLAGPPLPRAVDGELPSEGMVPGALQVPPDGEPVLFLADHPVTGGYPVIAVVCSADLPAAAQARPGTRLRFRAVRP, via the coding sequence ATGACGGCGCCGCTCCCCGAGGCGGGGGCGGCAGCGGCGGAGCGCCGCGGCGGCCCGGCACTGGAGGTGCTCGCCTCCGGGCCGTTCGCCACGGTCCAGGACGGCGGCCGCCCCGGCCGGGCCGCGCTGGGCGTGGGCGCCTCCGGCGCGGCCGACCGGGCCTCCTACGGCCTGGCCAACCGGCTGCTCGCCAACCCGGACGGCGCCCCGGCCATCGAGGCGACCCTGGGCGGCCTGGCGCTGCGCGCCCGCGGCGACCTGTGGGTCGCGGTCACCGGCGCCGCGTGCAACGTCACGGTGGGCGGCCGCGGCGGCGCGATGAACACCGTGCTGCGGCTGCGCGACGGCGAGCTGCTGCGGCTCGGCACCCCCGCCCGCGGCCTGCGCAGCTACCTGGCGGTGCGCGGCGGCGTCGCCGTCCGCCCGGTGCTCGGCTCGTGCAGCACCGACGTGCTGGCCGGCCTGGGCCCGGACCCGCTCGGCCCCGGCGACCTGCTGCCGGTCGGCCCGCCGCCCGAGGCGGCTCCGGTCCTGGACGCCGCGCCGGCCGCCCCGGTCGGCGCCGGCGCCCCGGAGCTGCGGGTGGTGCTCGGCCCGCGGGACGCCTGGTTCGCCCCGGAGGCGGTGCGCACCCTGCTCACCGCCGAATTCGAGGTGACCGTCCGCAGCGACCGGGTCGGCATGCGGCTGGCCGGCCCGCCGCTGCCCCGCGCGGTCGACGGCGAACTGCCCAGCGAGGGCATGGTGCCCGGCGCCCTCCAGGTGCCCCCGGACGGCGAACCCGTGCTCTTCCTCGCCGACCACCCGGTGACCGGCGGGTACCCGGTGATCGCGGTGGTGTGCTCCGCCGACCTGCCGGCGGCCGCCCAGGCCCGGCCCGGTACCCGGCTGCGCTTCCGGGCGGTGCGGCCATGA
- a CDS encoding 5-oxoprolinase subunit B family protein: protein MHVLNCADSGVLVEVEDLEQVLALQAALAEEPVPGVVEVVPAARTVLLRIDPAAAGGPRAVADAVRRLRPSPGRRPAGPEVEIEVHYDGADLADVAELTRMTERELVRAHTAAEWTVAFCGFAPGFGYLVCDDPRLRVPRRGESRTRVPAGSVALAGGFGGVYPRSSPGGWQLIGRTGAVVWDLDRDPPGLLAPGTRVRFREA, encoded by the coding sequence GTGCACGTCCTGAACTGCGCCGACTCAGGAGTGCTGGTCGAGGTCGAGGACCTGGAGCAGGTGCTGGCGCTGCAGGCCGCGCTGGCCGAGGAGCCGGTCCCCGGGGTGGTCGAGGTCGTCCCGGCGGCGCGCACCGTGCTGCTGCGGATCGACCCGGCCGCCGCCGGCGGCCCCCGGGCCGTCGCCGACGCGGTGCGCCGGCTCCGCCCGAGCCCTGGCCGGCGCCCCGCCGGGCCCGAGGTGGAGATCGAGGTGCACTACGACGGCGCCGACCTGGCCGACGTCGCCGAGCTCACCCGGATGACCGAGCGCGAGCTGGTCCGCGCGCACACCGCCGCGGAGTGGACCGTCGCGTTCTGCGGGTTCGCGCCCGGCTTCGGCTACCTGGTCTGCGACGACCCCCGGCTGCGGGTGCCGCGCCGGGGCGAGTCCCGCACCCGGGTCCCGGCCGGCTCGGTCGCCCTCGCCGGCGGCTTCGGCGGGGTGTACCCGCGCAGCTCCCCCGGGGGCTGGCAGCTCATCGGGCGGACCGGCGCCGTCGTGTGGGACCTGGACCGCGACCCGCCGGGGCTGCTCGCCCCGGGGACCCGGGTCCGGTTCCGCGAAGCGTGA
- a CDS encoding LamB/YcsF family protein — protein MRIDLNSDLGESFGRWELGDDEALLSIVTSANVACGFHAGDPTVLRRTCEQAVRRGVAIGAQVGYRDLAGFGRRFIDVPPEDLANDVLYQIGALEAMARAAGGRVGYVKPHGALYNAIVHHEEQAEAVARGVRAFAPDLAVLGLPGSAWLRAAERAGLRTVREAFADRAYTPEGTLVPRREPGAVLHDAEEIAERCLRMVRGEPVAAVDGTPVRVGAESLCVHGDSPGAVDIARKVAERLGGAGVEVEAFAPPRADAHRKAPACTS, from the coding sequence GTGCGCATCGACCTCAACTCCGACCTGGGAGAGAGCTTCGGACGCTGGGAGCTCGGCGACGACGAGGCACTGCTGTCCATCGTCACCAGCGCCAACGTCGCCTGCGGGTTCCACGCAGGGGACCCGACCGTGCTCCGCCGCACCTGCGAGCAGGCGGTGCGGCGCGGCGTGGCCATCGGGGCCCAGGTGGGCTACCGGGACCTCGCCGGGTTCGGCCGCCGGTTCATCGACGTGCCGCCCGAGGACCTCGCCAACGACGTGCTCTACCAGATCGGCGCCCTGGAGGCGATGGCCCGCGCGGCCGGCGGCCGGGTCGGCTACGTCAAACCGCACGGCGCGCTGTACAACGCCATCGTGCACCACGAGGAGCAGGCCGAGGCGGTGGCGCGGGGCGTCCGCGCCTTCGCCCCGGACCTGGCCGTGCTGGGGCTGCCCGGGTCGGCCTGGCTGCGCGCCGCCGAGCGGGCCGGGCTGCGCACCGTCCGGGAGGCGTTCGCCGACCGCGCCTACACCCCGGAGGGCACCCTGGTGCCGCGCCGCGAACCCGGCGCGGTGCTGCACGACGCCGAGGAGATCGCCGAGCGGTGCCTGCGGATGGTCCGCGGCGAACCGGTGGCCGCCGTCGACGGCACCCCGGTGCGGGTCGGGGCCGAGTCGCTGTGCGTGCACGGCGACAGCCCCGGCGCGGTGGACATCGCCCGCAAGGTCGCCGAGCGGCTGGGCGGCGCCGGCGTGGAGGTCGAGGCGTTCGCGCCGCCGCGCGCCGACGCGCACCGGAAGGCCCCGGCGTGCACGTCCTGA
- a CDS encoding NRAMP family divalent metal transporter has product MSGTKGTGAPVRRAAGRSALLGAVFLMATSAIGPGFITQTTEFTATLGAAFAFAIVVSILIDIAVQLNLWRVIGVAGRRAQELAEQVLPGAGYLLAALVVFGGLVFNVGNVAGTALGLDALAGIDVKIGGAVSALIAVGIFASKRAGIAMDRIIIALGVVMIAMTLYAAFASNPPVGEAMRNAVLPEELGSPMFVAIVTIVGGTVGGYITYAGAHRLLDSGITGPENVKEITRASVTGIIVTGVMRVVLFLAVLGVVAGGVSLAGLDNAPAAAFQHAAGEFGLRLFGVIMWAAAISSVIGASYTSVSFVTSFHPWLERNRSWLVAGFIVISAALYLMLGQAPAQLLIMAGALNGLILPIGFAIMLWVAARRRDLLNGYRYPRWLLALGVAAWLVSVYIAWQALSGLSALWS; this is encoded by the coding sequence ATGAGCGGAACGAAGGGAACCGGCGCGCCCGTCCGGCGCGCGGCAGGGCGCAGCGCCCTCCTCGGGGCCGTGTTCCTGATGGCCACCAGCGCCATCGGACCGGGCTTCATCACCCAGACCACCGAGTTCACCGCGACGCTGGGCGCAGCCTTCGCGTTCGCCATCGTCGTGTCGATCCTGATCGACATCGCCGTCCAGCTGAACCTGTGGCGGGTGATCGGCGTCGCCGGGCGCCGCGCCCAGGAACTGGCCGAGCAGGTGCTGCCCGGCGCCGGCTACCTGCTGGCCGCGCTGGTGGTCTTCGGCGGCCTGGTGTTCAACGTCGGCAACGTCGCCGGCACCGCGCTCGGCCTGGACGCCCTGGCCGGCATCGACGTGAAGATCGGCGGCGCGGTCTCCGCGCTCATCGCGGTCGGCATCTTCGCCAGCAAGCGCGCCGGCATCGCGATGGACCGGATCATCATCGCCCTGGGCGTGGTGATGATCGCGATGACGCTCTACGCCGCGTTCGCCTCGAACCCGCCGGTGGGCGAGGCGATGCGCAACGCCGTGCTCCCCGAGGAGCTCGGCTCGCCGATGTTCGTCGCGATCGTGACCATCGTCGGCGGCACGGTCGGCGGCTACATCACCTACGCCGGTGCGCACCGGCTGCTCGACTCCGGCATCACCGGACCGGAGAACGTCAAGGAGATCACCCGCGCCTCGGTCACCGGCATCATCGTCACCGGCGTCATGCGGGTGGTGCTCTTCCTCGCGGTGCTCGGCGTGGTCGCCGGCGGGGTCTCGCTGGCCGGCCTGGACAACGCCCCGGCCGCCGCGTTCCAGCACGCCGCCGGCGAGTTCGGACTCCGCCTGTTCGGGGTGATCATGTGGGCCGCCGCGATCAGCTCGGTGATCGGCGCCTCCTACACCTCGGTCTCCTTCGTCACCTCCTTCCACCCCTGGCTGGAGCGGAACCGCTCCTGGCTGGTGGCCGGGTTCATCGTCATCTCCGCCGCGCTCTACCTGATGCTCGGCCAGGCGCCCGCGCAGCTGCTGATCATGGCCGGCGCGCTGAACGGGCTCATCCTGCCGATCGGCTTCGCCATCATGCTGTGGGTGGCGGCCCGCCGCCGCGACCTGCTCAACGGGTACCGCTACCCGCGCTGGCTGCTGGCGCTGGGCGTGGCCGCCTGGCTGGTGAGCGTGTACATCGCCTGGCAGGCGCTGTCCGGCCTGTCCGCGCTGTGGTCCTGA
- a CDS encoding GntR family transcriptional regulator: MTTSEGLERLSGLRGTLERSSTAERVADVLRAQVIAGAMAPGERLSEEAIGSALGVSRNTLREAFRLLGHERLLVHEFNRGVFVAKPTRDDVTDLYLVRRALELAALRSADPADAEAVDRVGAAVQEAEEAVARADWWAVGTANMHFHQAVAGLAGSPRTDEAVRRLLAELRLVFHVMAAPEEFHVPYVALNREIYELLRDGRTGAAAERLAVYFDTAERQLVDAFDDAERTAPA; this comes from the coding sequence GTGACCACGAGCGAGGGACTGGAGCGGCTCTCCGGACTGCGCGGCACGCTGGAGCGCTCCAGCACCGCCGAACGGGTCGCCGACGTCCTGCGCGCCCAGGTCATCGCCGGGGCGATGGCCCCGGGCGAGCGGCTCTCGGAGGAGGCCATCGGCTCGGCGCTGGGCGTCTCCCGCAACACCCTGCGCGAGGCGTTCCGGCTGCTCGGCCACGAGCGGCTGCTGGTGCACGAGTTCAACCGCGGCGTTTTCGTCGCCAAGCCCACCCGGGACGACGTCACCGACCTGTACCTGGTGCGGCGCGCCCTGGAGCTGGCCGCGCTCCGCTCGGCCGACCCCGCGGACGCCGAGGCGGTGGACCGGGTCGGCGCCGCCGTGCAGGAGGCCGAGGAGGCGGTGGCCCGCGCCGACTGGTGGGCGGTGGGCACCGCCAACATGCACTTCCACCAGGCCGTCGCCGGGCTGGCCGGCAGCCCGCGCACCGACGAGGCGGTCCGCCGGCTCCTCGCCGAACTGCGGCTGGTCTTCCATGTGATGGCCGCGCCGGAGGAGTTCCACGTTCCCTATGTGGCGCTGAACCGGGAGATCTACGAACTGCTCCGGGACGGCAGGACCGGGGCCGCGGCCGAACGGCTCGCCGTCTACTTCGACACCGCCGAGCGGCAGCTGGTGGACGCCTTCGACGACGCGGAGCGGACCGCCCCCGCCTGA
- a CDS encoding hydantoinase B/oxoprolinase family protein yields MATGRWQFWVDRGGTFTDVVARGPDGRIVTHKLLSENPAEYRDAAIEGIRVLLGAEGEALGPERVEVVRMGTTVATNALLERRGERTALVVTQGFADALRIGYQNRPRIFDRHIVLPEPLYERVIEVDERMGADGEVLVPPDLERLAADLERARDDGIGALAVLCMHSHLHPRHEWLIGELAERIGFAQISLSSEVSPLMKLVPRGDTAVADAYLSPGLRRYVGRVAERARGVRLMFMQSNGGLAEAGHFRGKDAVLSGPAGGIVGMVRASRAAGRTKVIGFDMGGTSTDVSHYAGAYERVLDAQVAGVRLRSPMLDIHTVAAGGGSVLRFDGGRYRVGPDSAGAAPGPACYRAGGPLTLTDANVMLGRIQPEHFPRVFGPGGDQTLDLGEVRRRFAALAADITRRTGDDRSPEQVAEGFLHVAVENMANAVKRISVQKGRDVTEYALTTFGGAGGQHACAVADALGVRTVLVPPMAGVLSALGIGLADTTAMRERSVERRLDDALVPRLAELAGELEAEALAELREEGVPEDRLRARRRVRLRYDGTDTAVEAALASAAEMTAEFEAEHRRTYSFLMERPLVAEAVAVEATGLSEQPDPVPEPPRGRSGPERVRMCAGGRWRTVPLHRRDALPPGEAVEGPAIIAEDGATTVVDEGWRAEAADTGHLVVHRVRPRPRSELGTGADPVMLEVFNNLFMSIAEQMGARLEATAQSVNIKQRLDFSCALFDPEGDLIANAPHMPVHLGSMGATVREVIRRRAGDLRPGDVYAVNDPYHGGTHLPDVTVVTPVYDADGRTVLFYVASRGHHAEIGGITPGSMPAFSTEVHEEGVLFDAHLLARGGRFREEETRALLTGARYPSRAPGTNLADLRAQVAANAKGVEEVGAMIDHFGLDVVQAYMRHVQRNAEEAVRRVIDALDDGEFRYETDSGAVIAVRIAVDRESRSAEIDFTGTSPQLSSNFNAPSSVATAAVLYVFRTLVADDIPLNDGCLTPLRITIPEHTMLSPSYPAAVVAGNVETSQAVTGALYGALGVQAEGAGTMNNVTFGNDRFQYYETVGSGSGAGEGFDGASVVQTHMTNSRLTDPEVLEARLPVRLESFAVRRGSGGAGRWRGGDGGVRRIRFLEPMTVSTLTGNRRRAPYGAAGGAPGACGADRVERADGTVEHLEGCASVRMEPGDVLVVQTPGGGGYGPPEQSG; encoded by the coding sequence GTGGCGACCGGGCGCTGGCAGTTCTGGGTGGATCGCGGCGGCACGTTCACCGACGTCGTCGCGCGCGGACCGGACGGGCGGATCGTCACCCACAAGCTCCTCTCGGAGAACCCGGCGGAGTACCGGGACGCGGCGATCGAGGGGATCCGGGTGCTGCTCGGCGCCGAGGGGGAGGCGCTCGGCCCGGAGCGGGTCGAGGTGGTGCGGATGGGCACCACGGTGGCCACCAACGCGCTGCTGGAGCGGCGCGGCGAACGCACCGCCCTGGTGGTCACCCAGGGCTTCGCCGACGCGCTGCGGATCGGCTACCAGAACCGGCCGCGCATCTTCGACCGGCACATCGTGCTCCCCGAGCCGCTCTACGAGCGGGTCATCGAGGTCGACGAGCGGATGGGCGCCGACGGCGAGGTGCTGGTCCCGCCCGATCTGGAGCGGCTCGCCGCCGACCTGGAGCGGGCCCGCGACGACGGCATCGGGGCGCTGGCCGTGCTGTGCATGCACAGCCACCTCCACCCCCGGCACGAGTGGTTGATCGGCGAGCTGGCCGAGCGGATCGGCTTCGCGCAGATCTCGCTCTCCAGCGAGGTCTCCCCGCTGATGAAGCTGGTGCCGCGGGGCGACACCGCGGTCGCCGACGCCTACCTCTCGCCGGGGCTGCGCCGCTACGTCGGGCGGGTCGCCGAGCGGGCGCGCGGCGTCCGGCTGATGTTCATGCAGTCCAACGGGGGACTGGCCGAGGCGGGCCACTTCCGCGGCAAGGACGCGGTGCTCTCCGGCCCGGCCGGCGGCATCGTCGGCATGGTCCGCGCCTCCCGGGCGGCCGGCCGCACCAAGGTGATCGGCTTCGACATGGGCGGCACCTCCACCGACGTCTCGCACTACGCGGGCGCCTACGAGCGGGTGCTGGACGCCCAGGTCGCCGGGGTGCGGCTGCGCTCGCCGATGCTGGACATCCACACCGTCGCCGCGGGCGGCGGCTCGGTGCTGCGCTTCGACGGCGGACGCTACCGGGTCGGCCCCGACTCGGCGGGGGCCGCGCCCGGCCCGGCCTGCTACCGCGCCGGCGGGCCGCTCACCCTCACCGACGCCAACGTGATGCTCGGCCGCATCCAGCCCGAGCACTTCCCCCGGGTGTTCGGCCCCGGCGGCGACCAGACGCTCGACCTCGGCGAGGTGCGCCGCCGGTTCGCCGCCCTGGCCGCCGACATCACCCGCCGGACCGGCGACGACCGCTCGCCGGAGCAGGTCGCCGAAGGGTTCCTGCACGTCGCGGTGGAGAACATGGCCAACGCGGTGAAGCGCATCTCGGTGCAGAAGGGGCGCGACGTCACCGAGTACGCGCTGACCACCTTCGGCGGCGCGGGCGGCCAGCACGCCTGCGCGGTCGCCGACGCGCTGGGCGTGCGCACCGTCCTGGTCCCGCCGATGGCCGGCGTGCTCTCCGCGCTGGGCATCGGGCTGGCCGACACCACCGCGATGCGCGAGCGCTCGGTGGAGCGGCGGCTCGACGATGCACTGGTGCCCCGGCTGGCGGAGCTCGCCGGCGAGCTGGAGGCCGAGGCCCTCGCCGAGCTGCGCGAGGAGGGCGTGCCGGAGGACCGGCTGCGCGCCCGGCGCCGGGTCCGGCTGCGCTACGACGGCACCGACACCGCGGTGGAGGCGGCGCTGGCCTCCGCCGCGGAGATGACCGCGGAGTTCGAGGCCGAGCACCGGCGCACCTACTCCTTCCTGATGGAGCGGCCGCTGGTCGCCGAGGCGGTCGCGGTGGAGGCCACCGGGCTGTCCGAGCAGCCCGATCCGGTCCCCGAGCCGCCCCGCGGCCGGTCCGGGCCGGAGCGGGTGCGGATGTGCGCCGGGGGCCGGTGGCGGACGGTGCCGCTGCACCGCAGGGACGCCCTGCCGCCGGGCGAGGCGGTCGAGGGGCCGGCGATCATCGCCGAGGACGGCGCCACCACCGTGGTCGACGAGGGGTGGCGGGCCGAGGCGGCGGACACCGGCCACCTGGTGGTGCACCGGGTCCGCCCGCGCCCCCGCAGCGAGCTGGGCACCGGCGCCGACCCGGTGATGCTGGAGGTGTTCAACAACCTCTTCATGTCCATCGCCGAGCAGATGGGCGCCCGGCTGGAGGCCACCGCCCAGTCGGTCAACATCAAGCAGCGGCTGGACTTCTCCTGCGCGCTGTTCGACCCGGAGGGCGACCTGATCGCCAACGCGCCGCACATGCCGGTGCACCTGGGGTCGATGGGCGCCACCGTACGCGAGGTGATCCGGCGCCGCGCCGGGGACCTGCGCCCCGGCGACGTGTACGCGGTCAACGACCCCTACCACGGTGGCACCCACCTGCCCGACGTCACCGTGGTGACCCCGGTCTACGACGCGGACGGGCGGACCGTGCTGTTCTACGTGGCCTCGCGCGGCCACCACGCGGAGATCGGCGGGATCACCCCCGGCTCGATGCCGGCGTTCAGCACCGAGGTGCACGAGGAGGGGGTGCTGTTCGACGCGCACCTGCTCGCCCGCGGCGGCCGGTTCCGCGAGGAGGAGACCCGGGCGCTGCTCACCGGCGCCCGGTACCCCTCGCGCGCCCCCGGCACCAACCTGGCCGACCTGCGCGCCCAGGTGGCGGCGAACGCCAAGGGCGTGGAGGAGGTCGGCGCCATGATCGACCACTTCGGCCTGGACGTGGTGCAGGCCTACATGCGGCACGTGCAGCGCAACGCCGAGGAGGCGGTGCGCCGGGTGATCGACGCCCTGGACGATGGGGAGTTCCGCTACGAGACGGACTCGGGGGCGGTCATCGCGGTGCGGATCGCGGTGGACCGGGAGAGCCGCTCCGCCGAGATCGACTTCACCGGGACCTCGCCGCAGCTGTCCAGCAACTTCAACGCCCCCTCCTCGGTGGCCACCGCCGCGGTGCTCTACGTGTTCCGCACCCTGGTCGCCGACGATATCCCGCTCAACGACGGCTGCCTGACCCCGCTGCGGATCACCATCCCGGAGCACACCATGCTCTCCCCGTCCTACCCCGCGGCGGTGGTCGCCGGGAACGTGGAGACCTCCCAGGCGGTGACCGGGGCGCTCTACGGGGCGCTGGGCGTGCAGGCCGAGGGGGCGGGCACGATGAACAACGTCACCTTCGGCAACGACCGGTTCCAGTACTACGAGACGGTCGGCTCCGGTTCCGGGGCGGGGGAGGGCTTCGACGGCGCCTCGGTGGTGCAGACGCACATGACCAACTCCCGGCTGACCGACCCCGAGGTGCTGGAGGCCCGGCTGCCGGTCCGGCTGGAGTCGTTCGCGGTGCGCCGGGGCAGCGGCGGCGCCGGCCGTTGGCGCGGCGGGGACGGCGGGGTGCGCCGGATCCGGTTCCTGGAGCCGATGACGGTGAGCACCCTCACCGGCAACCGGCGCCGCGCTCCCTACGGCGCGGCCGGCGGAGCCCCCGGCGCATGCGGCGCGGACCGGGTGGAGCGCGCCGACGGCACCGTCGAGCACCTGGAGGGCTGCGCCTCGGTCCGGATGGAGCCGGGCGACGTACTGGTCGTGCAGACCCCGGGCGGCGGCGGATACGGCCCGCCGGAGCAGAGCGGCTGA